The proteins below are encoded in one region of Halalkalicoccus jeotgali B3:
- a CDS encoding 60S ribosomal export protein NMD3 has product MSRSAFCPRCGDPVEGGERPDLPGAPAAAETGLCDACYFEDFELVSAPERLTVRVCAQCGAVHRGNRWVDVGAEDYTDVAIDAVSDSLGVHLDAESVAWQVEPEQVDQNTIRMHCLFTGVVRGEAIEEEVVVPVTISRETCTRCGRIAGSYYASVVQLRATDRTPTSEEREATKEISHAVVEEMEATGDRNAFVTEIDDTADGVDVKVSTTNIGKKISQRLVNRFGGGFSDSETLVTEDEDGNEVYRVTYAVRLPPFTRGDIIDPEDGEGPVLVRSARGTVKGRRLATGERYESSFEEGDSPDARRLGRIENAQQTTLVSVEDERAVQVLDPETYESKTIPRPDFLDVESGTVPVLKSRAGLYAVPEDGPE; this is encoded by the coding sequence ATGAGCCGATCGGCCTTCTGTCCTCGCTGTGGCGACCCCGTCGAGGGCGGCGAGCGTCCGGACTTGCCCGGCGCGCCCGCCGCCGCCGAGACGGGACTCTGTGATGCCTGTTACTTCGAGGACTTCGAACTCGTTTCCGCACCGGAGAGACTGACCGTGCGGGTCTGTGCGCAGTGTGGAGCCGTCCATCGCGGAAACCGCTGGGTCGACGTCGGCGCCGAGGACTACACCGACGTGGCGATCGACGCCGTGAGCGACTCCCTAGGTGTACACCTCGACGCCGAGAGCGTAGCCTGGCAGGTCGAACCCGAACAGGTCGATCAGAACACGATCCGAATGCACTGTCTGTTCACCGGTGTGGTCCGTGGCGAGGCGATCGAGGAGGAGGTCGTGGTCCCGGTAACGATCTCGCGGGAGACCTGCACACGCTGTGGGCGGATCGCGGGTAGCTACTACGCGAGTGTCGTCCAGTTGCGTGCGACCGACCGGACGCCCACGAGCGAGGAGCGCGAAGCCACAAAGGAGATCTCCCACGCCGTGGTCGAGGAGATGGAGGCCACCGGGGACCGAAACGCCTTCGTCACCGAGATCGACGACACCGCGGACGGCGTCGACGTGAAGGTCTCGACGACCAACATCGGCAAGAAGATCTCCCAGCGCCTCGTGAACCGCTTCGGCGGAGGCTTTAGCGATTCGGAGACGCTCGTCACCGAGGACGAGGACGGCAACGAGGTCTACCGGGTGACCTACGCGGTCCGCCTGCCACCGTTTACCAGGGGGGATATCATCGACCCCGAGGACGGGGAGGGACCGGTACTCGTCCGCAGCGCCCGGGGCACCGTCAAGGGTCGCCGGCTCGCGACCGGCGAGCGCTACGAGTCGAGTTTCGAGGAGGGAGATTCGCCCGACGCCCGCCGACTCGGGCGGATCGAGAACGCCCAGCAGACCACGCTCGTGAGCGTCGAGGACGAACGGGCGGTCCAGGTGCTCGACCCCGAGACCTACGAGTCCAAAACCATCCCGCGACCCGACTTCCTCGACGTCGAATCGGGGACCGTCCCCGTCCTGAAGAGCCGCGCCGGCCTGTACGCCGTCCCCGAGGACGGACCGGAATGA
- the htpX gene encoding zinc metalloprotease HtpX — MEWKTDWGLRGRMAFTMFLLFALYLVFAAVVAAYLGGGAITMLVFMGGFSLVQYFFSDKLTLWSMGAHEVSEDEYPQLHDAVTRLSRQADLPKPTVAVTDSRVPNAFATGRNQKNAVVCVTTGIMDTLDGEELEGVLAHELAHIKNRDMMVMTVASFLSTLAFIVVRWGWLFSGGGDSRNQAPVWVAIVVSLLVWVISFLLIRALSRYREYTADRGAAMITGKPSALASALMKISGRMDRVPKEDLREEAEMNAFFIIPINKGFVGRIASTHPPTEKRIERLRDLERELATA; from the coding sequence ATGGAGTGGAAAACGGACTGGGGGCTTCGCGGGCGCATGGCTTTTACCATGTTCCTGCTCTTTGCCCTCTACTTGGTGTTCGCTGCGGTCGTCGCCGCCTACCTCGGCGGCGGAGCGATCACGATGCTGGTGTTCATGGGTGGCTTCTCGCTGGTACAGTACTTCTTTAGCGACAAGCTCACCCTCTGGAGCATGGGGGCCCACGAGGTCAGCGAGGACGAATACCCCCAGCTACACGATGCGGTAACTCGCCTCTCGCGGCAGGCCGACCTGCCCAAACCGACCGTCGCGGTCACGGACTCGCGGGTTCCGAACGCGTTTGCGACCGGGCGCAACCAGAAGAACGCCGTCGTCTGCGTGACGACCGGAATCATGGACACGCTCGACGGGGAGGAACTCGAAGGCGTCCTTGCTCACGAACTCGCCCACATCAAGAACCGCGATATGATGGTGATGACGGTCGCTTCCTTCCTCTCGACGCTCGCCTTCATTGTCGTCCGGTGGGGCTGGCTGTTCAGCGGCGGGGGCGACAGTAGGAACCAGGCGCCCGTCTGGGTGGCGATCGTCGTCTCGCTTCTGGTGTGGGTAATCAGCTTCCTGCTGATCCGCGCGCTCTCGCGCTATCGCGAGTACACCGCCGACCGCGGGGCGGCCATGATCACGGGCAAGCCCTCGGCGCTGGCCTCGGCGCTGATGAAAATCTCTGGGCGCATGGACCGGGTGCCGAAGGAGGACCTGCGCGAGGAGGCCGAGATGAACGCGTTTTTCATCATCCCGATCAACAAGGGTTTCGTCGGCCGGATCGCGAGCACGCACCCGCCGACCGAAAAGCGCATCGAGCGACTGCGCGATCTCGAACGCGAACTCGCGACCGCCTGA
- the pspAB gene encoding PspA-associated protein PspAB gives MGIMDTIRAVFGNSAEHDATREADPEDLFGMSTAYITMEADLDYPNEGTAALCFSSVDSTDFEDTLMEVRDILEAGEAETGTTASIRMDQQGYHWVVLADSDPEDLVTSIHFAADTFIERGYGSRLLAALFTFENGSRYVYWVYSFRRGAYYPFAPIRGRERDQSVEFKLQSVLDGELGVEDDTDYWYPLWPDSPEKHPWD, from the coding sequence ATGGGTATCATGGACACCATCCGCGCCGTCTTCGGCAACAGCGCGGAACACGACGCCACCCGCGAGGCCGACCCCGAGGACCTCTTCGGGATGAGCACGGCCTACATCACCATGGAGGCCGATCTCGACTACCCGAACGAGGGTACCGCGGCGCTCTGTTTCTCCAGTGTCGACAGCACGGACTTCGAGGACACCCTCATGGAGGTGCGGGACATCCTCGAGGCCGGCGAGGCCGAGACCGGGACGACGGCCTCGATCCGCATGGACCAGCAGGGCTATCACTGGGTCGTCCTCGCGGACTCGGACCCCGAGGATCTCGTTACGAGTATCCACTTCGCCGCGGATACGTTCATCGAGCGGGGCTACGGCTCGCGGCTGCTTGCGGCGCTGTTCACTTTCGAAAACGGCTCGCGATACGTCTACTGGGTCTACTCCTTCCGACGGGGTGCGTACTATCCCTTCGCGCCCATCCGCGGGCGCGAGCGCGACCAGTCCGTCGAGTTCAAACTCCAGAGCGTTCTGGACGGGGAACTCGGCGTCGAGGACGATACGGACTACTGGTACCCGCTGTGGCCCGACTCTCCCGAGAAGC